The Oncorhynchus nerka isolate Pitt River linkage group LG13, Oner_Uvic_2.0, whole genome shotgun sequence sequence CTGAGATGTATTTACAGTATATACTGGTGTATTAACCAGATACATCTTTGACCTGCCCCACAGCATGACAACAGCATCATCCACCGTGACTTGAAAGCAGAGAACGTCTTCTACACCTGCAGCACCTGTGTCAAGGTGGGAGACTTCGGATTCAGCACGCTAAGCCGCCGCGACGAGACTCTCAACACCTTCTGCGGCTCCCCGCCCTACGCCGCGCCAGAGCTCTTCCGGGACGAACACTATCTGGGCATCTTCGTAGACATCTGGGCCCTGGGCGTCATGCTGTTCTTCATGGTGACAGGAAGCATGCCCTTCAGGGCGGACACGGTTGCCAAGTTGAAGCGCTGTATCCTGGAGGGGGCCTATGTGCTGCCCTCCTGGATACTGGAGCCCTGCCAGAGGCTGATCAGAGGCATCCTCCAGCCTCAGCCCTCAGATCGCTGCAGTGTAGAGCAGATAATGGGCTGTGAGTGGCTGCTGAGTGTAGACTTCCCTCGGGCCATGGAGCCCTTTAAACTGGACCCGTCCTATCTGGCCGAGAGCACACCTTCAGAGTTGGAGGAGGATGAGGCTGAGGTGAGGGGGGCACTGGAGACACTAGGGATCACCACGGAGCATATCTTGAATAATCAGGGGAAGGACTGTAGGAGTTCTATAACAGGTGTTTATAGGATTCTGTTGCACCGTGCGCACAAGAGGCAGGCAGTAGAGAGCATGACTGCGGTTACGCATGTTGTCGGGGCCAGAGTGAGTAAAAAGGACCGGCTAAAGGCGTACCGCAGCTTACGGCACACCTCCAAGCTCTGTGTGATTCTGTGATGAAAAGCCTTTACTCCTATAGTTGAACTTTATTGTATTTTTTGTCAAACGATTACAATGTATGTTACTGTGAATGAGGAATGAGATGGTGAATTTTAAATCCGTTTGATTTCTGCCTTGAATGTTGATCGGCAAAACATTAATCGCAGATACGCtaagaaaaaaaaggaaaaaagaaagaaaaagttTTAAAGTTGAGATTCAAGTGAGTATTTGTCTTTGTGAGAATATACTTTAGCCTGGTTTCCAGTCTTTCCCTAATTTGTCTCACCAGAAAAGGCAAACATGTAACATATGATTATCCAGCAGACATTTTTCTCCAAAGGAACCTGGGCGATTCCAGCATTATGTTCATAATACTTGCTCACAAAATCACAACTTAAATGTCTCACAGAATGGACAAACTAAATATAAATACGAttttgatgtgtgtgtctatataccCACCAGGGGGAATGTATTCCCCCAGAAATTGACTTCTAAATATTAGCATGTTGGAGAAATAAAGCAAATAAGAAGTGTTCTGGATGTTACATGAAATGCACAACCCACTGGgtacagacatcaattcaacatttattccatgttggttcaaaACCATTtctttgaaatgatgtggaaacaacattgattcaaccagtgtgtgcccagtggtaAGCTTCTTGGAAAGATTAAACACATTAGCAAAATTCTGTGAGTTTGTAAGTCTTAGGTCAAAACATGGATGGCCATTTTGAAGGAAAGGTTTGGCTGAACATAAAAACAATCATTTTTAAAAGATTGCAATTTTCATGATTACCTTAGGGTGGAAAACTTATCATTATGGATGTTACAGATTCTGAAGTAGTTGTTgtgccaagatggcgtagcagtcggacgtgtgttttgtcttgtcccgtcctgtatagtgtaaatatagttttttttttttcctctttttttttccgtatatatttcgtacatattttaatctcacttcccaaccacaggctgaatatactctcctgcaacccgcatcacccaatgtggtacggatctgctttttctatgctttagaatcggaaccctcatcagaagctagccgctaactagctactagctagccactgctagcggtcttcaacgctaactaggacaccagcgcgacatctacccaaagcatatcagactgctttttctctaccacatctccggattcctaccgcaagctctgaagctttataccggatcatcgtaaatagctagctgcaatccgagtggctactcctggctaacgtctctgtcccagagcaagcaccagttagcctggagctagcctcgagctaagcccatctcccgactacccgaagaggtccaaaaatacctaatttgccaattggcctggaccctctactgaccctctactgccgacacggagccccgccgatccatcacgactggtccgccgacataatcgtccgaggggtttcaacaggcttttccgctgcgacatcgccaaagatccatctgctggccaaggcccgcgagctttctgaatcgctgtatctccagctcaccgcatgaagaggaataaataaacagactcaccccatcgcgacgtcccccaaaggttaactctctagccctcgctatctccctgcttgctaattcggcctgctaacggctagcttgtcaagctccggtccgctaactgctaccttgtctagctcgggcctacgaactgttagcttgttagcacaggcctgctaaccgtctgtaccaccgcgtcccaatcactctctgaccccatttactttctatctcttttgatttttaatttgtttataccttccggaaacctgcctcacccaatgtgatacggaatcgctattacttttactcttatttttatttttatgacacactcaagaacctccagacgctaaccagctaactagctacaagctagttagtcattgttagtttaaaaaaaaaaaaaaaaaaaaaaaaaaaaaaacctggataacactcgccagcccccctgcccatccaccgctgccccctggacactgatctcttggctacatagctgacgcacgctggactgtccattaatcacggtactcctttctgcttgtttgtcttacctgtcggccccgttgcctagtcaacgccattttacctgctgtttgttgtgctagcggattagcctcgcctactgtttttagctagctttccaaattcaacatctgtgattactgtatgcctcgctgtatgtctctctcagatgtcaatatgccttgtatactgttgttcaggttagttataattgttttagttcacaatggagcccctagacccactctgcatacccctgttacctcctttgtcccacctcccacacatgcggtgacctcacccattacaaccagcatgtccagagacaggttgtgtctcatcatcacccagtgcctgggcttacctccgctgtacccgcaccccaccatacccctgtctgtgcattatgccctgaatatattctaccatgcccagaaacctgctcctcttatcctctgcccccaacgctctaggcgaccagttttgatagcctttagccgcaccctcatactactccttctctgttccgcgggtgatgtggaggtaaacccaggccctgcatgtccccaggtaccctcatttgttgacttctgtgatcgaaaaagccttggttttatgcatgtcaacatcagaagcctcctccctaagtttgttttactcactgctttagcacactctgctaaccctgatgtccttgccgtgtctgaatcctggctcaggaaggccaccaaaaattcagagatttccatacccaactataacatcttccgtcaagatagaactaccaaagggggcggagttgcagtctactgcagagatagcctgcaaagtaacgtcatactttccaggtccatacccaaacagttcgaactactaattttgaaaattaccctctccagaaataagtctctcactgttgccgcctgctaccggccaccctcagctcccagctgtgccctggacaccatttgtgaattgatcgcccccatctagcttcagagtttgttctgttaggtgacctaaactgggatatgcttaacaccccggcagtcctacaatgtaagctagatgccctcaatctcactcaaatcatcaaggaacccaccaggtacaaccctaactctgtaaacaagggcaccctcatagacgtcatcctgaccaactggccctccaaatacacctccgctgtcttcaaccaggatctcagcgatcactgcctcattgcctgtatccgccacggagccgcagtcaaacgaccacccctcatcactgtcaaacgctccctaaaacacttctgtgagcaggcctttctaatcgacctggccgggtatcctggaaggacattgacctcatcccgtcagttgaggatgcctggtcattctttaaaagtaacttcctcaccattttagataagcatgctccgttcaaaaaatgcagaaccaagaacagatacagcccttggttcactccagacctgactgccctcgaccagcacaaaaacatcctgtggcggactgcaatagcatcgaatagccccgtgatatgcaactgttcagggaagtcaggaaccaatacacgcagtcagtcaggaaagctaaggccagcttcttcaggcagaagtttgcatcctgtagctccaactccaaaaagttctgggacactgtgaagtccatggagaacaagagtacctcctcccagctgcccactgcactgaggctaggtaacacggtctccaccgataaatccacgattatcgaaagcttcaataagcacttctcaacggctggccatgccttccgcctggctactccaacctcggccaacagctccgccccccgcagctcctcgcccaagcctctccaggttctcctttacccaaatccagatagcagatgttctgaaagagctgcaaaacctagacccgtacaaatcagctgggcttgacaatctggaccctctatttctgaaactatctgccgccattatcgcaacccctattaccagcctgttcaacctctctttcatatcgtctgagatccccaaggattggaaagctgccgcagtcatccccctcttcaaagggggagacaccctggacccaaactgctatagacctatatccatcctgccctgcctatctaaggtcttcgaaagccaagtcaacaaacaggtcactgaccatctcgaatcccaccgtaccttctccgctgtgcaatctggtttccgagccggtcacgggtgcacctcagccacgctcaaggtactaaacgatatcataaccgctatcgataaaagacagtactgtgcagccgtcttcatcgacctcgccaaggctttcgactctgtcaatcaccatattcttatcggcagactcagtagcctcggtttctcggatgactgccttgcctggttcaccaattactttgcagacagagttcagtgtgtcaaatcggagggcatgctgtccggtcctctggcagtctctatggggtgccacagggttcaattctcgggccgactcttttctctgtatatatcaatgatgttgctcttgctgcgggcgattccctgatccacctctacgcagacgacaccattctatatactttcggcccgtcattggacactgtgctatctaacctccaaacgagcttcaatgccatacagcactccttccgtggcctccaactgctcttaaacgcgagtaaaaccaaatgcatgcttttcaaccgatcgctgcctgcacccgcatgcccgactagcatcaccaccctggatggttccgaccttgaatatgtggacatctataagtacctaggtgtctggctagactgcaaactctccttccagactcacatcaaacatctccaatcgaaaatcaaatcaagagtcggctttctattccgcaacaaagcctccttcactcacgccgccaagcttaccctagtaaaactgactatcctaccgatcctcgatttcggcgatgtcatctacaaaatggcttccaacactctactcagcaaactggatgcagtctatcatagtgccatccgttttgtcaccaaagcaccttataccacccaccactgcgacttgtatgctctagtcggctggccctcgctacatattcgtcgccagacccactggctccaggtcatctacaagtccatgctaggtaaagctcccccctatctcagttcactggtcacgatggcaacacccatccgtagcacacgctccagcaggtgtatctcactgatcatccctaaagccaacacctcatttggccgcctttcgttccagtactctgctgcctgtgactggaatgaactgcaaaaatcgctgaagttggagacttttatctccctcaccaacttcaaacatcagctatccgagcagctaaccgatcgctgcagctgtacatagtctattggtaaatagcccacccattttcacctacctcatccccatactgtttttatactgtttttttattttatttatttatttacttttctgctcttttgcacaccaatatctctacctgtacatgaccatctgatcatttatcaccccagtgttaatctgcaaaattgtattattcgcctacctcctcatgccttttgcacacattgtatatagactgcccattttttttctactgtgttattgacttgttaattgcttactccatgtgtaactctgtgttgtctgttcacactgctatgctttatcttggccaggtcgcagttgcaaatgagaacttgttctcaactagcctacctggttaaataaaggtgaaataaaaaaataaaaaaataaaagtagaCATTCAAATCTTAAAGATTTCTTGATCGAAATCTATCCCAACACATTTGATGTCATTTGGAATGTTTTTAAAATGTCAGCAGAAGGCATAGTACATTGGGATTGCATAATTACAGGTAGCTTGAATAGTATAGGCAGCACCACACCCTAAAGGTAATTATTTTAAGGTAGTTTAAAATAATTACCTTTCTGGTAATTgtgtaacaaatcaaaatatattttatatttgagattcttcaaagtagtcgccatttgccttgatgactgctttgcacactcttggcattctctcaacttgcttcatgaggaatgcatttcaattaacagctgtgccttgtttaaagttaatttgtggaatatctttccttcttaattaataatgtgtttgagccaatcagttgtgttgtgagaaggtagaggtggtatacagaagatagccctatttggtaaaagaccaagtccattatggcaagaacagctcaaataagcaaagagaaacgaccgtccattattactttaagacatgaaggtcagtcaatctgggaaATGTCAAAAACTTAGaaagttttttcaagtgcagtctcaaaaaccatcaagcgctatgatgaaactggttctcatgaggaccaccacagaaaaggaagacccagagttacctctgctgcagaggatacgttcattagagttactagcctcagaaaatgcagcccaactaaatgcttcaccgagttcaagtaacagacacatctcaacatcaactgttcagaggatactgcatgaatcaggccttcatgcttgaattgatgcaaagaaaccactactaaaggacaccaataataagaagagacttgcttaggccaagaaacacgtgcaatggacattagactggtggaaatatgtcctttcatctgatgagtcaaaatttgAGAGTTTTGGTTCTAGCCGCCGTGTCTTtctgagtaggtgaacggatgatctctgcgtgtgtggttcccaccgtgaagcatggaggaggaggtgttatgatgtgggggtgctttgctggtgacactgtcatgattttttttagaattcaaggcacacttaaccagcatggctaccacagcattctgtagcgatacaccatcctatctggtttgcgcttagtgggactatcatttgtttttctacaggacaatgacccaacacacctccaggctgagtaagggttatttgaccaagaaggagcgtgatggaatgctgcatcagacgacctggcctccacaatcacccgacctcaacccaattgagatggtttaggatgagttggaccacagagtgaatgaaaaacagccaacaagtgctcagcatatgtgggaactccttcaagacttttagaaaagcattccaggtgaagctggttgagagaatgccaagagtgtgcaaagctgtcaacaaggctacattgaagaatttcaaatataaaatatatttggatttgtttaaacacttttttggttactacgtgattccatatgtgtccaaacttttgactggtactatatatatatatatatatatatacacacacactactggtcaaaagttttagaacacctacattAGGTTATTAcctaattccatatgtgttatttcatagttttgatgtcttcactattattcaacaatgtagaaaatagtaaaaataaagaaaatccctagAATGAGTTGGTGTTTTTGACCGGTAGTGCATATCAAAAGTAACCTTTACCAGTT is a genomic window containing:
- the LOC115140310 gene encoding serine/threonine-protein kinase NIM1-like — encoded protein: MTAVCPAGVRPAGATVGCSRGSGAGVLTGSTAGQDKRYACWSRLESSDITTDDEGVPGHRITPLERLNLDLCQDDRVVRELTLGRRISFYKVRGEIGCGNFSHVKLGIHALTKDKVAIKILDKTKLDQKTQRLLSREISSMERLQHPNIIRLYEVVETLSRLHLVMEYAGGGELYTKISSEGKLSDIDSKIVFSQILSAVKHMHDNSIIHRDLKAENVFYTCSTCVKVGDFGFSTLSRRDETLNTFCGSPPYAAPELFRDEHYLGIFVDIWALGVMLFFMVTGSMPFRADTVAKLKRCILEGAYVLPSWILEPCQRLIRGILQPQPSDRCSVEQIMGCEWLLSVDFPRAMEPFKLDPSYLAESTPSELEEDEAEVRGALETLGITTEHILNNQGKDCRSSITGVYRILLHRAHKRQAVESMTAVTHVVGARVSKKDRLKAYRSLRHTSKLCVIL